In one Oryza glaberrima chromosome 2, OglaRS2, whole genome shotgun sequence genomic region, the following are encoded:
- the LOC127761164 gene encoding uncharacterized protein LOC127761164 yields the protein MDARSMSSSSSSEWRDWSSLPEDLLLLILERLRWSSHPSVAAVCLPWRSAVPPSYPAWITPLLLNAADVGTTNIRYYSPYFHKNFEIDRTLTDPGAKICCSAAEHLTTLCTPDDVVLDADMVSGSIRELPRLPDSKFNFIVYDDGALRTTMYAIVTVGSLRICRTGLNDDSEWDDWDLVDSPDEQMVPTLPISNPVFHGGMLYLLGKDGRLALYDPCNHERGFEILDKPESFGFETDDSYLVESEQGELMAILVGRRGTPVHIVKLNEEAMKWEEVESLQGRTLFTGTLTTMMRSVKIKWMQNKVFLPKLYDWPETIQVNLVLRDGELAFVPKSGGENTILKDGEDYMEKMWCYEPGQRQAKKFWGTKSVDYGIWVNFST from the coding sequence ATGGACGCACGGTCGatgtcgtcttcgtcgtcgtcggagtggCGGGACTGGTCCTCTCTACCGGAGGACCTACTCCTCCTTATCCTGGAGCGGCTCCGGTGGTCAAGCCACCCAAGCGTCGCCGCGGTGTGCTTGCCATGGcgctccgccgtgccgccgtCCTACCCGGCGTGGATCACCCCGCTGCTGCTCAACGCCGCCGACGTCGGCACCACCAACATCCGGTACTACAGCCCCTATTTCCACAAGAACTTCGAAATCGACCGTACGCTGACCGATCCCGGTGCCAAGATCTGCTGCTCCGCCGCAGAACACCTAACGACTCTATGCACGCCGGACGACGTGGTCCTCGACGCCGACATGGTCTCCGGCAGCATCCGCGAGCTCCCGCGTCTGCCGGATAGCAAGTTCAACTTCATCGTCTATGACGACGGTGCGTTGCGGACGACGATGTACGCCATCGTCACGGTTGGGTCGCTGCGTATATGTAGAACCGGACTAAATGATGACAGCGAGTGGGATGACTGGGATTTGGTGGATAGCCCCGATGAACAAATGGTTCCGACATTGCCGATCTCCAACCCGGTCTTCCATGGCGGCATGCTCTACCTCCTCGGGAAAGATGGGAGGCTGGCATTGTATGACCCGTGCAATCACGAAAGAGGGTTTGAAATTCTTGACAAACCCGAGAGCTTTGGGTTCGAAACCGATGATAGCTACCTCGTCGAGTCTGAACAAGGCGAGTTGATGGCAATCCTCGTTGGCCGACGAGGGACGCCGGTGCATATTGTGAAACTTAACGAGGAGGCGATGAAGTGGGAGGAAGTGGAGAGTTTACAGGGGAGAACGTTGTTTACCGGCACGCTCACGACGATGATGAGAAGTGTCAAGATCAAGTGGATGCAAAACAAGGTTTTTCTTCCAAAGCTTTATGACTGGCCTGAGACTATCCAAGTTAATCTTGTTCTTCGTGATGGTGAATTAGCATTTGTACCAAAGTCGGGTGGTGAAAATACTATTCTGAAAGATGGTGAGGACTATATGGAGAAAATGTGGTGTTATGAACCAGGACAAAGACAGGCAAAGAAGTTTTGGGGTACCAAAAGTGTGGATTATGGCATTTGGGTTAATTTTAGCACTTAG